The following proteins are co-located in the Polystyrenella longa genome:
- a CDS encoding zinc metallopeptidase, which translates to MMFFDPLYFVFLIPAFLLMLWAQMRVKSAYAKGMKVPARLTGAAAARYILDREGLQSVGIEETEGTLSDHYDPRSKVLRLSREVYQGNSAAAVGIAAHEAGHALQDAKNYAPLVVRNIAVPAAQYGPTAFMILFIVGMLMQSFGLMVLGLICFGGLVFFQLVNLPVEFDASNRAKAVLTELQIVDGEGAVAVRNVLNAAGWTYVAGTLQSVLTFAYYAFRIFGGNRN; encoded by the coding sequence ATGATGTTTTTCGATCCCCTGTATTTTGTGTTCCTCATACCGGCATTTCTATTGATGCTCTGGGCACAAATGCGGGTAAAAAGCGCTTACGCTAAAGGGATGAAAGTTCCCGCGCGCCTGACCGGTGCAGCGGCTGCGCGATATATTTTGGACCGGGAAGGATTGCAGTCGGTCGGCATTGAAGAAACCGAGGGAACGCTGAGCGACCACTACGACCCCCGATCAAAAGTCCTGCGTCTGAGCCGGGAAGTTTATCAAGGGAACTCGGCTGCGGCTGTCGGTATTGCTGCCCATGAAGCAGGCCACGCCTTACAGGATGCAAAAAACTACGCCCCGCTCGTCGTCCGGAATATCGCGGTCCCCGCGGCCCAGTATGGCCCGACGGCCTTTATGATTCTGTTTATCGTCGGAATGCTGATGCAGAGCTTCGGGCTGATGGTGCTGGGGCTGATCTGCTTTGGCGGGCTCGTATTCTTCCAGTTGGTCAACCTGCCTGTGGAGTTTGACGCCAGTAATCGTGCGAAGGCGGTGCTGACGGAGCTACAAATTGTAGATGGCGAAGGAGCGGTGGCTGTTCGGAACGTCCTCAATGCAGCTGGCTGGACATACGTCGCAGGTACGTTGCAGTCTGTATTGACGTTTGCCTACTACGCTTTCCGGATCTTTGGTGGTAACCGAAACTGA
- a CDS encoding fumarylacetoacetate hydrolase family protein — protein MRLCRFLQGSSPAVGFYSEQQVIPLAAVAQAAGVEIPDTDSLIPFLPGGSHAETAVSLYKKANEGSASESAIKTGDATLLVPVPRPEKLLLLAGNYAKHIEEGGGKAEERANTIPYVFSKPPTTTLTNPGDPVTIPAISPDHIDWECELAIVIGKRCKGVSEAEAPNYIAGFTVVNDISNRKFRPNPERVTREKDKFFDWLHGKWHDTFCPMGPCIVSSESIADPQQLKLELRVNGNVEQSSSTSEMVFPVAAVVEFVSSFVTLEPGDIISTGTPAGVGMAKNKYLKPGDVTEAEIEGIGILRNTFVAE, from the coding sequence ATGCGTTTATGCCGTTTTCTTCAGGGTAGTTCGCCTGCCGTCGGTTTTTATTCGGAACAACAAGTCATTCCGTTGGCAGCAGTCGCCCAGGCCGCTGGTGTCGAGATTCCTGACACTGATTCTCTGATTCCATTTCTGCCAGGCGGATCTCATGCCGAAACTGCCGTTTCTCTCTACAAGAAGGCGAATGAAGGAAGTGCGTCCGAGTCGGCCATAAAAACCGGCGACGCGACCTTGCTGGTTCCCGTCCCTCGTCCCGAAAAGCTACTGCTGCTGGCAGGCAACTATGCCAAGCACATCGAAGAAGGGGGAGGAAAAGCGGAAGAGCGAGCGAATACGATCCCCTATGTCTTCAGTAAACCACCCACAACAACGCTCACTAATCCGGGAGACCCCGTCACAATCCCCGCCATCTCGCCCGATCATATTGACTGGGAATGTGAACTGGCGATTGTGATTGGCAAACGATGTAAAGGAGTCTCTGAAGCCGAGGCCCCGAATTACATCGCGGGATTTACAGTGGTGAACGACATCTCCAACAGAAAGTTCCGCCCCAATCCGGAGCGAGTCACCCGGGAGAAGGACAAGTTCTTCGACTGGTTGCATGGCAAATGGCACGACACATTCTGTCCAATGGGGCCTTGTATCGTTTCGAGCGAAAGTATTGCCGATCCTCAGCAGTTGAAACTGGAATTGCGGGTGAACGGCAATGTCGAACAAAGCTCTTCGACGTCGGAGATGGTCTTTCCTGTCGCCGCAGTCGTTGAGTTCGTCTCCTCATTCGTGACTCTGGAACCGGGAGACATTATCTCCACTGGTACACCGGCTGGCGTCGGCATGGCTAAGAACAAATACCTGAAGCCGGGAGACGTCACCGAGGCCGAAATCGAGGGCATCGGCATCTTGCGGAATACATTCGTGGCAGAGTGA